The genome window TCCGTATCCATCGCGGCAACAATCAGGTTATAGCCGTTTTTGACGGTGCTGGCCTGCATATCGGCAATCAGCTGCGGAATGGTTTCCGGCTGTAAAAACATCATCACGACGGTGGAAAGAATAAAATCATACGCGCCGTTAAAACGTACGCTGTTGAGATCGGTAACCTGCGTTTCAATGCCGCTGATCGCTTCGGCGGCAATGATCTGGTTCAGCCGCTCAATGCTTTGCGGATTTTTATCCCAGGCGGTGACCTCAAACCCTTTCATATTCAGCCACAGGCTGTTGCGTCCGCTGCCGCAGCCTACATCCAGCGCTTTTCCTGGCGTCAGGAAAGGTAACGCCGCCACCACTTCGGAGTGCGTGGCGGTAAGCTGATATTTTTCAGTAAAATAGTTATCCGGACGTATCGTCATCTTCTTTTTTCTGGTTGATGCGGGCGGAGGAAGCGCCGCCCGAATTCGCCGGCGTGCTTTACGCCTCTTCTTCTATCACCAGCTTCCAGCCGGAAACATCCTCCCAGTACGCCTGCTCACGCTCTAAATCGAGCTGGACCAGCGTATTCTGGCTGAAATATCCGGCCGGGAAGCGCAGCGTCCAGTGCCCTTCGTTGGTGGTCAACGTCAGCCGCTCCGGGCGGTTGGTCGCCTGGCGCTGATTATTCAGCAGCGTGCCAAGACGCAGCAAAAACACCAGCGGCAGGATCTGTTTCTTTTTAAACAGCGTAAAACGCGGCAGATCGTCGCTCTTGATCGCTTTACGGTGATAGCGTACCAGCGTAGCCAGCAGCAATTGTTGATCCTGATTAAAACCGGGCAGGTTGGTGTTTTGCAGGATATAGGCCGAGTGGCGCTGCATACCGCTGTGGTTGATGGTCAAGCCGACTTCGTGCAGCAGTGCCGCCCACTGCAGCAGCGATGCGAGCTGCGGATTAGCCAGTCGGGGATTTTGATCGCGCCACTGTTGCCAGAGTTCATCGGTGGTTTCCAGGACGCGTCGCGCCTGATCGCTGTCGATATTGTAGTGATTTGCCAGGCTCTGCGCGGTACGGCTACGAATATCCTGATGGCGGAAGCGGCCTTCCATTTCATACAGCACCCCTTCGCGCAACGCGCCGTCGGAAAGACGCAGCTCGCGGATTGCCAGCGCATCAAATACGCCGCAAAGGATTGCCAGGCCCGGCACAAATACTGCTTTCCGCTCTTCCGACAACCCAGGCAGGCTCAGCGCGGCGAAGGATTTGTGCTTCATCACTTCGTCATACAACCTTTCAAGCCGCTCCGGCGTCACCTGTTTCTCTTTTTCGCCCATCGCCTGCAGCACTTCGCAAGCGGCCTTGATGGTGCCGGAAGCGCCCAGCGCGTATTGCCAGCCAAGCAGCCGATATTGCCAGGCCAGCGTTTCCAGTTTTTGCGCCGCAGCCAGACGCGCCCGGCGGAAATTTTCCTGACTAATCACACCGCCGGGAAAGTAGAGATTGGCGAAGCTGACGCAGCCCATACGGCGGCTCTCTACCAGCTTGGGTTCAAAATCTTCCCCGATGACCAGCTCGGTAGAGCCGCCGCCGATATCAATCACCAGCTTGCGGCCCTTTTCCGGCTGCGTATGCTCAACGCCCATAAAAATCAGGCGCGCCTCTTCATGACCGGAGATCACTTCAATCGGGTAGGGGATCACTTCCGCCGCGCGCCGCAGAAAATCTTCTGCATTAACCGCCTGACGTAGCGTATGCGTACCGACAATGGTCACGTTCGAGGCGCTGAAGCCTTGCAGACGCTCGGCAAACAGCGCCAGACAGCTAAGTCCGCGCTGGATAGCTTCTTCGCTCAGCACGTTATCCGCGCCCAGCCCGTCCGCCAGGTGCACGCGCTGTTTCAGACGCCCCAGCACCTGCATTGCGCCATCCACCACGCGGGCAATGACCATGTGAAAGCTATTGGAACCGAGGTCAATAGCGGCAAATTCTTGCGGTCGTGGCATATTCTTATGGGATATCGGCATAGTGAGTTATTCAGGTTGTTCCAGAGATTTGATGTATTCGTAAATGGCCTGCTGCGCTCGCACCTTACGGCGGTTTCCACGCGGCACATAACGGTTACTCAGTTCTTTATCAATAATGCGGGCTTTTACAGTATCACTTAACAGGATGGCAATAATATCCAGCACGCGCTGTTTCAGAACAGGATCAAGGATGGCCACCGCCACTTCGATGCGGTAATCAATATTGCGCGTCATCCAGTCGGCGGAGGAGAGAAAGACTTTTTTATCACCGCCGTTATCAAAAATATAAACCCGATCGTGCTCCAGATAGCGATCAACAATGCTGGTTACGCGAATATTGTCGCTGATCCCGTCAAGATTAGGGATCAGTGAACACATGCCGCGCACCAGCAGATTCACTTTCACGCCCACGCTGGAAGCGGTATACAAACGGTCCACCAGCCCCTTATCAACCAGGTTATTCACTTTCAGTGTAATCCCTGCCGGGATACCCTGCTGCGCGTTGGCAATTTCTTCATCAATCAGTTGATAGAGCATGCGGCGCGAGTTCTGCGGCGACACCATCAGATAATCAAAGCTTACCGGGCGATAGGGGTTTTCAATAAAGTTAAATACCCGGCGTACCTCATTGGTGATACGCGCATCGGCGGTAAGCAGGGAGTAG of Pantoea alhagi contains these proteins:
- the tehB gene encoding tellurite resistance methyltransferase TehB, producing the protein MTIRPDNYFTEKYQLTATHSEVVAALPFLTPGKALDVGCGSGRNSLWLNMKGFEVTAWDKNPQSIERLNQIIAAEAISGIETQVTDLNSVRFNGAYDFILSTVVMMFLQPETIPQLIADMQASTVKNGYNLIVAAMDTDDYPCPIPFPFTFKSGELSNYYRQWQIIKYNEHVGQLHRTDENGNRISLRFATLLAKKAPAE
- the ppx gene encoding exopolyphosphatase — protein: MPISHKNMPRPQEFAAIDLGSNSFHMVIARVVDGAMQVLGRLKQRVHLADGLGADNVLSEEAIQRGLSCLALFAERLQGFSASNVTIVGTHTLRQAVNAEDFLRRAAEVIPYPIEVISGHEEARLIFMGVEHTQPEKGRKLVIDIGGGSTELVIGEDFEPKLVESRRMGCVSFANLYFPGGVISQENFRRARLAAAQKLETLAWQYRLLGWQYALGASGTIKAACEVLQAMGEKEKQVTPERLERLYDEVMKHKSFAALSLPGLSEERKAVFVPGLAILCGVFDALAIRELRLSDGALREGVLYEMEGRFRHQDIRSRTAQSLANHYNIDSDQARRVLETTDELWQQWRDQNPRLANPQLASLLQWAALLHEVGLTINHSGMQRHSAYILQNTNLPGFNQDQQLLLATLVRYHRKAIKSDDLPRFTLFKKKQILPLVFLLRLGTLLNNQRQATNRPERLTLTTNEGHWTLRFPAGYFSQNTLVQLDLEREQAYWEDVSGWKLVIEEEA